GCGGTCCTTATCTGGAGACGCCTCCCTATATCCTGCAATCTGCCCCCTGCTATAAAGTCTATATGGAAATGGAGGATCAGATGTTTGAGGACAATACCGCTTTTGTGCTCAAAGGCCAGTCCTTCCGCAATGAAGGCAAACGTGTATATCTGCTTGAACGGTTATTGAATTTCACCATGCGGGAATTCGTATTTCTGGGTACTCCCGAATACGTCACCCGGATGCGTGACTTGACATTAGGGTGGACCATCGAGTGGATGGAAGCCGTAGGGATGAAAGGCGAGTGCGCCTTAGCCAATGATCCATTCTTCCTGCCGGGTAAGGTGAAGCAGAATTTCAAAGTGCCCAAACATGTGAAATACGAGGTTCGTGCGGATATTCCGTATAAAAACGACACGATTTCTATTGCTTCCTATGATACGCATGGCGATTTTTTTGCGAAAACCTTTAACTTTAGACTGAGGGACAATACGGAAACGTGGTCGGGTTGCATCGGGCTAGGACTGGAGCGGGTAGTCTGGAGCTTCCTCCAGCAGTATGGCCTGGATCATGACAACTGGCCTGAGGCGATCCCGGAGAGCGCACAATGACAGCTTCGCAACAGGATACATCCTATTCGCTTGCTGAGGCGATGACCTACAGTGTTCTGGCGGAGGCGGTGAGCTGGCCTTCTCCCGGACTGGTCTCCGCCGTCAGCACGGGTTCTCACGGGGATATGGATATCTACACTTTTCTGCGAAGCGCACTCCGCATTCAGCCGTATTACCAGGCCGCAGCCCGCTTGGGCATAGAAGAATCTGCGGACAGAACCGGCAGGGAAGATCTGTTCAGAATGCTCCAGAAGCTCGGGCGGCGTGCCGAGGCTGGCATGCTGAGGGCTACCGGGGGAGTGAATACCCATAAGGGAACGATCTTCCTGGGGCTGATTCTATGTGCGGCTGCGGGAATAACCAGCCAAGGGCCATCCGGCGGCGCAGAACCACAGGACATCTGCCGGCTGGCCGGAGGGATCGCCGGGAGTCCGCTTCGTAAGCAGCTAACGGACATCCTGAAGGAGACACAGATTACAAGTACAGGCGGACGCGCGTACAGGGAATGGCGGATCAGAGGCATTCGCGGAGAAGTGATCGACGGATTTCCTTCCATTCTCCAGCAGGGTCTGCCTTCCTTCCGTTCTGCGCTTGATCAGGGGGCGAACATGCGAACGGCGGTTATTCATTGCTTGTTCTCCCTGATGTCTGTGGTTCAAGATACAACGCTTCTGAACCGTGACTTTGACAGGACGCGGATCAGTTATACGCAAGCGTGTGCGCTGGAGGCTCTGGACCGGGGGAGCCTGTTCACCTCTGAGGGCAGGGCCTATATCCGCAAGCTGGAGAAGGATTTCCAGCTTCGTTCCTTGTCGCCCGGGGGATCGGCCGATCTTCTGGCCATGACGGTTGCCCTGCACTTGTGGGACGAGCATCAAGGGGGGGAAGTATGTGGAGAACCACTCCGTTATGTCTGCCATTCTTCGTGACCGTGAGCGCCTCCCTGAGCTTAGAGAGGCGAGGGTTCCGGCGGCAGGCTCGCTGATCCAGATCATGATGAATATTCCCGGACCATCCAAGAGGCTGGATTGCACTTATGAATTGTTCGAGCTCTGTATCGGGGCTATGCAGAAAGCGCTGGCTTCATCAGCTTGTGAGGTGATGTCCGTGGAGCGGATCGACTTGAGTGTTGGTCCGGTAGCCTATATGCAGGTGTCATGGGAGGCTACAGCGTTGAAACGGTTCTGTTTGTCATTCGAACAGGGACATCCGCTGAGCGCCTATTGGGATATTGATATTTACAGTTCTTCGGGAAGAGCAGTGGGCAGGAGGGAGATCGGGGCCCCGCCGCGCCCCTGTTATCTGTGCAGCCAATCTGCCAAAGTGTGCGGATCACAGCGGCGCCATTCGCCGGAGGAATTAATAGGCCGCATGACCGCTGATCTGACAGCCTACAGACAGGCGCAGATGGGTGTGCCGATTGCAAGGAAGGCAGTCACATGAATCTTTTCCGAAAGTTAAAGGTGCCCCGGCCGATATTCTCCATTTGTCTGAACACGCTGGTTACCCATCTTGGCTTCTACGCCATGACGGCGATATTAACGGTCTATCTGTCTCAGGTCAAAGGACTGCCGCTGTCGGTTACCGCTGTAGTTACCATGATCTTCACGGTGTCTTACCGCAGTGCGAGATTCCTTACCGGACCCCTGCTGGACAACATGGACCCGTTCAAATGCATGTGGTTCGGCTGCCTGCTAACAGGGGTCTCCATCGCTATGGTAGATTTCTGGCAGTCTCCGGTGTTGATTACTATACAGCTTATCATTGCAGGGATCGGCTACTCTGTCCGAGGCTTATCCTCCAAGGCTTCTTTATCCTTCGTGGGGAGTAAGGATGGCAATGCCCTGTTTTATTTTGCGAATTCCAATATGTATACGAACGGTGCAGCCATTGCCGGGCCCTTAATCGGCTCCTTTCTGCTGACAAGCTCCTTGAAGAGCTTCACGTTGTCCTTCGTTGGAGGGTTTTATATTGCGGGTGCCATCCTGCTCAGTATCTTCCCGCCCGGGTGCAGCCTGCAGGACCGGGAACGGAAGCCGGTAAGCTTCTGGAAAGGATATCAGACCGTTCTGCTCGATAAAAGCTTCCGTAAGGTGCTGCTGTTCAATATGATCGGCTGCTTTTTCTTCACCCAATTGTTCAATTCCTTTCCTTATTTAATCGGCACTTATTATAACGCTCCGGAAAGGCTGGGAAGTCTGCTGATGCTGAACGGAATCCTTGTGGTGCTCCTGCAGATTCCTGTCGGGCGCTGGATGAATACCGCGTTGTCAGGCCAGCGTGAGGGATACCGGCTGATGCTGGCGTTTCTGCTGTTCAGTGTTTCTTTTTCTATGAATGCGTTCATCGGCTCAATCTGGGGTTATTACGTATTCGTCGCGCTGTTCAGCCTTGCAGAAATGTTATTCATACCCACGATAGATGCGTATGTCTCTAACGCTGCCCATCCGGATCTGCGTATCACGTATTTCAGTATCATCGGATTGTCCACAGCCCTTGGCGAAGGAATCGGTGTATATACCGGGCTACAATTCATACATATGTGGAGCATCTACGGAGAGCTGTCTTACTTCTGGTTATCATTAGCTGTTCTGTCGGGGCTGTCCCTTGTACTGTATGTAATGTTAAACCGGTCACCTGTTCATAACAAGGAGGAGGGGAAACTATGGCGGTATTAATTCTGAATCAAAGGAGGCGAGCCTTCGCTCCTTATCTGAGCTGGCTGGAGGATCTGGATGAAGAGGTATACCTGTATACTTCTCCGGCATATGGTGAGACAACGGAACCCTATGCCCTTGTACAGGTATTTGACAACTGGGTGACCAATGACCGGGTAGAGATTGATGCGCTACGTTTGTATGAAGATCATCCTTACCGTCTGATTATAGCCCTCGATGAGAGCGATCTGATTCGTGCAGCCCGGCTGCGTGATCGGCTACACCTGCCTGGACAACGGCTGGACAGCGCAACTGCTTACAGGGATAAGGCGGTGATGAAAAGTCTGGTAAGGCAGTCTGTGTTATGTCCGGCGTTTCGCAGACTGGATTCGCCGCTTCACTTGTATGATTTTGTACTGGAACATGGATTGCCGGTTGTGGTCAAACCGGTTGACGGCATGGGCTCCATGAATACGGAGATTATATGGACCCCGGAGCAATTGAACGAGGTGTGGGAACGCGGGCTTGGCAGCGGATTAATGGTTGAAGCATATGTGGAGGGAGAGATGTATGAGATTGACGGCCTTATGATGGGCCAGGAGATCCGGTTTGCTTCTGCGGGCAAGTATTCCTGCAAGCCGCTGGAGATTCTCCAGCAGGATTGCTTCGTAGAATTGCTCAGCCCCGGCTGCGCGGTGTATGAGCGGCTGGTTCATGAAGTTCAGCAGGTCATTGAAGCCTTGCCCTCACCGGGAGTCTCAACCTTTCATTGTGAAATGTTCCATACCCCGGAGGATGAATGGGTATTCTGTGAAATTGCCAGCCGGACCGCAGGCGGGCGGATCAGCGAATCCGTCAGTGCCATGTATGGTGTTAATCTGAACCGGGAGTGGGTCCGGGCGCAATGCGGTCTGCAGCTGAAGCTGCCCGCGTCCAGTCCGCCGCAGGTAGCGGGGGTCTATCTAATGCCGAAACGTCCAGGGACAGTAAAAACCATTCCGCAGACGCTGCCCTTTGAATGGGTAAAGGAATATGTGCCCCGGGTCAGAGAAGGCGAACAACTGGACGCTGCCCATTCCAGTGTGGATGCAGTGATGACCGTAATCATCGTCGGCGGGGATTCGGTCTCACTGCAAGCCAGGCTGTCACAGCTCCTGCAATATTTGGAGAGAGAAGTACAAATTCTGCCTGCACTGAAGGAGGTTGCATGGAGTGAAGCATCTGTTATTGGTAGAAAGTAATGAATCTATTACAGGCATTCAGGCTTGCCGAGAGCTGGGGTATACCGTTACTTTGATTACCCAGGATATCCAGCATTATCTGAAGGGCCAGCCGCTGGCGTCTCATCCGCTACATATGGTTGATTACATACATGAAGTGGATACCTTCAATGAAGAGGCTGTGGTCGATTTTGTAAAAGAGTACCACAAAGTACATCCGCTAACGGGAGTCATGTCTTTTGCGGAATTCTACGTGGTTCAGGCAACGGCTGCTGCGCATGCTATTGGTGTGCCGACCATGCATCCGCTGGCCGCCAAGAATGCCCGGAATAAATATAAATCCAGAGAACTATGCCTCCAGAACGGTGTTCCGGTTCCGGTCTCTTTGTTGGCAGCCAGCGTTGAGGAAGCTTGTCAGCATGCACAGGCCATGGGCTATCCCTGCATCATTAAACCCTGTGACGGGGCAATGAGCATTGGCGTGGTATTGGTTAACAATGAGAGAGAGCTGCGGCTCTCGTACGACAGCTATGTGAACAACCGGAATTATGGTCGGAATCTCTATGGAAGTGCCGATGTGCTCATTGAGGAGTTCGCAGCAGGGCCTCTGGTTAGTGTGGAGATGGTTACGTATCAAGGGAAGGATGTTCTGATCGGGATTACGGACCGCCGTCTGGTCGGGTTTCCTTATTTTGTGGAGACAGGGGCGAGCTTCCCGGTTCAATTGAGCAATGAGACGGAGATTGTTGAGGCTGTGAGCCAAGGATTACGTGCGCTTGGGGTTGATTTTGGCCCGACCCACACGGAGGTGGCCCTTACCCCTGAAGGTCCCAAGATCATTGAGTTCAATCCCCGTATGGTCGGAGGTCCTGTTCCGGAGATGATTAAATACGCAACCGGCATCCATCTGCCCGCTGAAGTGCTTCGTATGCATATGGGGGAAGAGCCGAATCTGACGGCAACGGTCTCCCGCGGAGCCGCTTCCCGGGAATTCTGTTCGCCGGTGGACGGGACGTTACTGGAAGTTACCGGCCTTAAGGAGTTAGAGGGGCGGCCGGATATCCTGAAGTCGCATTTCATTGCTGCCGGGCGCGAGGTATCCTATCCACGGTCTAATTTTGACTGGATTGGCAGAGTTACCGTTGGAGGGGACGATGCAGAGCAGGCTGAGCAGAAATGCAGTGAAATCCAGAATGGGATTGGTCTGCATATTGTTGCCAGACCTTTAAGCTGAGGAGGCCAACGATGTTATTCTTAAATACTGCAAATTTACAGAGCATTCAGCTTCCCTGGAGCAGAAGTGTCGATATGATACGAAGAACGGTTCAAGTGATGGCAGCGCACGAATTCTCCCAGCCTATTAAACCCTATCTGCTCTTTGATAAAGATCCAAGCAGCCGGATTATTGCCATGCCTGCTTATGTGGGCGGAGAGATCGGGATGGCAGGCATCAAGTGGATCGCCAGTTTTCCCGGTAACCATGCCAGGCAGCTTCCCCGTGCCCACTCGGTTACGATCCTGAATGATTCCGGCAGCGGGAAGCCTGTGGCTATAATCAACAGCCCGCTTATCTCCGGGATTCGCACAGCATCGGTCAGCGGGCTGATGATTCAGGAATACGAGAAGGTACACCCTTTTGCCGGTAAAATTATTGCCGGTATCGTCGGGTTCGGGCCGATCGGTCAACTCCATCTGTCGATGCTGAATCAGCTGCTCGGGGACCGGCTGGAGGAGGTTCGGATCTTTGATCCGAATCAAGATACACTGCAACCCATCCCGGAAGAGCTTGGTACAAGGGTGCGGCCTGTGGATTCCTGGGAGGATGCCTACGAAGGGGCTGATCTGTTCATCACCTGTACAATTTCTAGCTCCGGTTATATTGACCGCAAGCCCAAAGCACAGAGTCTGCTGCTGAACGTGTCTCTGCGCGATTTCACCCCGGCTATCTTAAGCTACACCTCTGCCATTATTGTTGATGACTGGGATGAAGTGTGCCGTGCGAATACGGATATTGAACATATGCATAATCAAAGAGGGCTGCGGAAGGAAGACACGGCGTCCATCGTCGAGGTGGTCTGCGGCAACGCGCTGGCGAAATTCCCGAAGGAGGAAGCGGTCATGTTCAATCCGATGGGAATGGCCGCCTTTGATATTGCTATCGGCGCCCTTTATTATCAGGAAGCGCTGAATCGCGGGTGTGGTAAGGAGTTAGAGGAGTAGGGGGCAAAATCAGCATATAAAATAGCCGGGCCGGATAAGAGATACTCTTGTCCGGCCCGGCTGTGTACTGCCTCGTCACAAGGCTACGGATTCTTGCGGTTCCTCTTCTCTTCCAGATCTGGTGCAAGGCCGGGAGCCGCTACCTCCGTGTCATTCCCCAGCACGGCGCCTACGATCTCATCCAGCTTGTCTGTTTCCGATTGACCGTCTGCCGGACTGGATTCGCCCTCCGGGATCGGGTGGACACCTGCGGTGCGTCCGTCAAGCGGAGCTTTTTGATCATCCTTCATCTGTCAGTCTCCCTTCTAAGTGCAGGTTCTGTCTTAGGATGTGTCTGCGATAACCGTTCTATGTAACGATAACCGCTGCGGAGGCTGATGAACCATACGGCTGGTTAGGATTGGTGGACCACTTCCATACTCTTTTCCAGGGCAGTCTTATAATAGTGGCATTTATGGTCTATGACTTCCATCGTTTTTCTTAATTCCTCCATTTGCGCTTCTACAGAAGCCTTCCGCTCCAGGAACATGTCGTATCGGCGCTGCAGGGTGGAATCTCCTTCGGAGCACCATTCAATGAAATGCTTAATCTCTTTGATGGGCATCCCGGAGGCCTTCAGGCATTCAATGATCCGCAGGGCCTCCATATCGGAGGGCTTGAATACGCGTTTGCCGCTGGGAGTTCTCTCTATAGAAGGGAGCAGGCCCTCTTTGTCATAATAACGCAGGGTATGCGGGGTCATGTTGAAATGCGCTGCGGCTTCGCTTATGGAATAGGTCTTCATCATCGTTCTCCTGTCCTGGATATTTCGGGCTTGACTTAGAGTTAACTTTAAGGAATATCATAGGCTTTGTAAAGCTTAAGGAATGATGTCTACTATTCTATTGAAAAGAGGTCTCACTATGATACAAGTTAACGCACGCGCTGCATTCAGCCAGGAAGGCCCGTTCAAGCTGACTACGATCGAACGCCGGGAGCTGCTGCCGCAGGATGTTCTGATCGAGATTAAATACGCCGGTATTTGCCATTCCGATATTCATACCGTCCGCGGGGAGTGGGGACCGGTGAAATATCCGCTGGTTCCGGGGCATGAGATTGCAGGTATTGTCAGCCAGATCGGTTCTGGAGTGACGAAATATGCTGTTGGCGACCGTGTCGGGGTAGGCTGTATGGTCGATTCCTGCGGTGAGTGCAGCAGCTGCCGGCAAGGCGAGGAGCAATATTGCCTGGAGGGGAACACGGGAACCTATGGAGCGACTGACCGCCACGGGCACTATACACAAGGCGGATATTCCACACATATCGTTGTCACTGAAGACTTCGTGGTGCGGATTCCCGACAGCCTTCCGCTTGACGCTGCTGCACCGCTGTTGTGTGCCGGAATCACTACTTACTCACCACTGCGCCACTGGGGAGCTGCTCCCGGCAAAAAGGTAGCTGTAGTGGGTCTCGGCGGGCTGGGGCATATGGCAGTGAAAATTGCTCATGCCATGGGGGCTGAGGTTACGGTGTTATCCCAATCCCTGAAGAAGAAGGAAGACGGCCTGCAATTGGGCGCAGATCATTATTATGCCACCACTGATCCGGAGACATTCAAGCAGCTGGCCGGTTCCTTCGACCTGATCATTAATACGGTCAGTGCGCAGGTGAATATCAATGCTTTCCTGTCACTCCTGGCGCTGGACGGGACGTTGGTGAATGTCGGTGCACCTGCTGATCCTTTGGCTGTTAATGCCTTCTCGCTGATCGGACACCGCCGTTCCTTTGCCGGTTCGATGATCGGGGGAATCCGCGAGACACAGGAGATGCTTGATTTCTGCGCTGAACATCAGATCGCTTCCGAGATCGAAGTGATTTCGGCTGACCAGATTGACGAAGCCTGGGAGCGTGTGCTGGCCTCGGATGTGCGTTACCGGTTTGTGATTGATATCAGCACGATGGGGAAGGCATAAGTATTTAGAGGAGCAAGATTCTTAATCTATACTGTTTGAAAAACAGCCTGCGGGAA
This genomic interval from Paenibacillus sp. FSL H8-0332 contains the following:
- a CDS encoding triphosphoribosyl-dephospho-CoA synthase, whose translation is MTASQQDTSYSLAEAMTYSVLAEAVSWPSPGLVSAVSTGSHGDMDIYTFLRSALRIQPYYQAAARLGIEESADRTGREDLFRMLQKLGRRAEAGMLRATGGVNTHKGTIFLGLILCAAAGITSQGPSGGAEPQDICRLAGGIAGSPLRKQLTDILKETQITSTGGRAYREWRIRGIRGEVIDGFPSILQQGLPSFRSALDQGANMRTAVIHCLFSLMSVVQDTTLLNRDFDRTRISYTQACALEALDRGSLFTSEGRAYIRKLEKDFQLRSLSPGGSADLLAMTVALHLWDEHQGGEVCGEPLRYVCHSS
- the citX gene encoding citrate lyase holo-[acyl-carrier protein] synthase, yielding MSAILRDRERLPELREARVPAAGSLIQIMMNIPGPSKRLDCTYELFELCIGAMQKALASSACEVMSVERIDLSVGPVAYMQVSWEATALKRFCLSFEQGHPLSAYWDIDIYSSSGRAVGRREIGAPPRPCYLCSQSAKVCGSQRRHSPEELIGRMTADLTAYRQAQMGVPIARKAVT
- a CDS encoding MFS transporter yields the protein MNLFRKLKVPRPIFSICLNTLVTHLGFYAMTAILTVYLSQVKGLPLSVTAVVTMIFTVSYRSARFLTGPLLDNMDPFKCMWFGCLLTGVSIAMVDFWQSPVLITIQLIIAGIGYSVRGLSSKASLSFVGSKDGNALFYFANSNMYTNGAAIAGPLIGSFLLTSSLKSFTLSFVGGFYIAGAILLSIFPPGCSLQDRERKPVSFWKGYQTVLLDKSFRKVLLFNMIGCFFFTQLFNSFPYLIGTYYNAPERLGSLLMLNGILVVLLQIPVGRWMNTALSGQREGYRLMLAFLLFSVSFSMNAFIGSIWGYYVFVALFSLAEMLFIPTIDAYVSNAAHPDLRITYFSIIGLSTALGEGIGVYTGLQFIHMWSIYGELSYFWLSLAVLSGLSLVLYVMLNRSPVHNKEEGKLWRY
- a CDS encoding ATP-grasp domain-containing protein; the encoded protein is MKHLLLVESNESITGIQACRELGYTVTLITQDIQHYLKGQPLASHPLHMVDYIHEVDTFNEEAVVDFVKEYHKVHPLTGVMSFAEFYVVQATAAAHAIGVPTMHPLAAKNARNKYKSRELCLQNGVPVPVSLLAASVEEACQHAQAMGYPCIIKPCDGAMSIGVVLVNNERELRLSYDSYVNNRNYGRNLYGSADVLIEEFAAGPLVSVEMVTYQGKDVLIGITDRRLVGFPYFVETGASFPVQLSNETEIVEAVSQGLRALGVDFGPTHTEVALTPEGPKIIEFNPRMVGGPVPEMIKYATGIHLPAEVLRMHMGEEPNLTATVSRGAASREFCSPVDGTLLEVTGLKELEGRPDILKSHFIAAGREVSYPRSNFDWIGRVTVGGDDAEQAEQKCSEIQNGIGLHIVARPLS
- a CDS encoding 2,3-diaminopropionate biosynthesis protein SbnB, which translates into the protein MLFLNTANLQSIQLPWSRSVDMIRRTVQVMAAHEFSQPIKPYLLFDKDPSSRIIAMPAYVGGEIGMAGIKWIASFPGNHARQLPRAHSVTILNDSGSGKPVAIINSPLISGIRTASVSGLMIQEYEKVHPFAGKIIAGIVGFGPIGQLHLSMLNQLLGDRLEEVRIFDPNQDTLQPIPEELGTRVRPVDSWEDAYEGADLFITCTISSSGYIDRKPKAQSLLLNVSLRDFTPAILSYTSAIIVDDWDEVCRANTDIEHMHNQRGLRKEDTASIVEVVCGNALAKFPKEEAVMFNPMGMAAFDIAIGALYYQEALNRGCGKELEE
- a CDS encoding MerR family transcriptional regulator, which gives rise to MKTYSISEAAAHFNMTPHTLRYYDKEGLLPSIERTPSGKRVFKPSDMEALRIIECLKASGMPIKEIKHFIEWCSEGDSTLQRRYDMFLERKASVEAQMEELRKTMEVIDHKCHYYKTALEKSMEVVHQS
- a CDS encoding NAD(P)-dependent alcohol dehydrogenase, coding for MIQVNARAAFSQEGPFKLTTIERRELLPQDVLIEIKYAGICHSDIHTVRGEWGPVKYPLVPGHEIAGIVSQIGSGVTKYAVGDRVGVGCMVDSCGECSSCRQGEEQYCLEGNTGTYGATDRHGHYTQGGYSTHIVVTEDFVVRIPDSLPLDAAAPLLCAGITTYSPLRHWGAAPGKKVAVVGLGGLGHMAVKIAHAMGAEVTVLSQSLKKKEDGLQLGADHYYATTDPETFKQLAGSFDLIINTVSAQVNINAFLSLLALDGTLVNVGAPADPLAVNAFSLIGHRRSFAGSMIGGIRETQEMLDFCAEHQIASEIEVISADQIDEAWERVLASDVRYRFVIDISTMGKA